In Citrus sinensis cultivar Valencia sweet orange chromosome 4, DVS_A1.0, whole genome shotgun sequence, one DNA window encodes the following:
- the LOC102618826 gene encoding eukaryotic translation initiation factor 4B2, with amino-acid sequence MSKKWGNIGAWAAEAERAEAEEREAAAAAAASGGAATPAESQSFPSLKEAVSAKPKKKKMSLSEFTMGAYSASGAPDRSSNRLTPNEMIHLPTAPRERSAEEMQHGRLGGGFSSYGRPSRTMGMGDRNDSWGGGNRRPYGGFDEEHPQRRGPPPRVSDLDQPSRADEVDNWAMAKKPFQPLHSQDSARQNRYGGLGSGGGFSRADEVDNWTTAKKPIMPARSSTFGSGFARETVPEPDRWTRGGGGGYPHERSRLNLDPPKLEANDTVVVKTNRPNPFGAARPREEVLAEKGLDWKKLEMEMETKKATSRPTSAHSSRPSSAQSSRSESQGLQGLENVVKPSRPKVNPFGDAKPREVLLEERGQDWRKIDLELERRRVDRPETEEEKTLKEEIDYLKKELEINRESLQESGGEQPSLHDNILSKEQELEMLVRDLDSKVRFGPKAERPGSGAGRAAGFLERPPSHSGSFDDSRSMESLDRPRSRGMGDAWTRLGDDRRAFQGRERGFLGSRDLDRQSSRERW; translated from the exons ATGTCCAAAAAATGGGGTAATATCGGCGCCTGGGCCGCCGAGGCCGAGCGAGCCGAAGCCGAAGAACGTGAAGCCGCAGCCGCAGCAGCTGCATCCGGAGGCGCCGCAACGCCCGCCGAGTCGCAAAGCTTTCCTAGCCTGAAAGAAGCCGTTAGCGCCAAGcccaagaagaagaaaatgtctCTATCGGAATTCACCATGGGCGCATACTCCGCCTCCGGCGCACCTGACCGCTCCTCCAACCGCCTCACGCCCAACGAGATGATCCACCTCCCTACTGCTCCCAGAGAACGCTCTGCTGAGGAAATGCAGCACGGTCGCCTCGGCGGCGGCTTCTCCTCCTACGGCCGGCCCTCACGAACCATGGGCATGGGAGACCGCAACGACTCATGGGGAGGTGGTAATAGACGACCGTATGGCGGATTCGACGAAGAGCATCCACAACGCAGGGGTCCACCTCCTAGGGTTTCGGATTTGGACCAACCTTCGAGAGCCGACGAAGTCGATAATTGGGCGATGGCCAAGAAACCATTTCAGCCGTTACATTCCCAGGATTCTGCCCGTCAAAATCGGTACGGCGGTTTAGGTTCTGGCGGTGGTTTCTCACGTGCCGATGAAGTTGATAACTGGACAACTGCCAAGAAACCGATTATGCCCGCCAGATCCTCTACATTTGGCTCTGGATTTGCTCGTGAAACCGTGCCGGAACCTGATCGATGGACtcgtggtggtggtggaggatATCCTCATGAACGGTCCAGATTGAATTTGGATCCGCCGAAACTGGAGGCTAATGATACAGTTGTCGTGAAGACGAATAGACCAAATCCTTTTGGAGCAGCAAGGCCAAGAGAAGAGGTATTGGCGGAGAAGGGATTGGATTGGAAGAAACTGGAAATGGAGATGGAAACAAAGAAGGCCACGAGTCGACCCACAAGTGCGCACTCGAGCAGGCCCTCAAGTGCCCAATCGAGCAGGTCGGAGAGTCAGGGGCTGCAGGGATTGGAGAATGTGGTGAAGCCGAGTAGGCCAAAGGTGAATCCATTTGGAGATGCTAAGCCTAGGGAAGTTTTGTTGGAGGAACGGGGTCAGGATTGGCGTAAGATTGATCTTGAATTGGAGCGGCGCAGGGTTGATAG GCCTGAAACTGAGGAAGAAAAGACGTTGAAAGAAGAAAtcgattatttaaaaaaggaacTTGAGATTAACAGGGAATCACTGCAAGAGTCTGGAGGAGAGCAACCCAGTCTGCATGATAATATACTTAGCAAAGAACAGGAACTGGAAATGCTTGTCAGAGATTTGGATAGCAAAGTTCGGTTTGGGCCGAAAGCCGAAAGGCCTGGTTCTGGAGCAGGTAGGGCAGCCGGCTTTCTTGAGAGACCGCCTTCCCATTCTGGGTCATTTGATGATTCTAGGAGCATGGAATCCTTGGATAGACCTCGTTCACGGGGCATGGGGGATGCGTGGACAAGGCTTGGAGATGACAGGAGAGCATTTCAAGGCAGAGAAAGAGGATTTCTGGGCAGCAGAGACTTGGACAG GCAAAGTTCAAGAGAGAGATGGTGA
- the LOC102618542 gene encoding GDSL esterase/lipase At3g27950 isoform X1: protein MDWLRIIRRKRWRGLWKFKKSLIALMTGIVLVVPFLSSSNACSFPAIYNFGDSNSDTGAVSAAFGRVPFPNGKTFFGKPSGRFCVGRLIIDFIAERLGLPFLNAYLDSLQPNFQHGANFAASGSTIQPVDGKLFGAGFNPLSLNIQLSQFEQLKERSTELYNQAKTSQIKSNLPRPEDFSKALYTLDSGQNDLQFWLESMREEQVKASIPNIIDHFALAIEKLYQEGARKFWIHNTGPIGCLPSMVIKYPPKPGNADQNGCIRPFNEVAQEFNKQLTDRVSRLRAQLHDAVLIYVDIYSAKYTLITEAKKHGFVSPFEYCCGNWREHDAKCWEKVILNGTKVGAAICNDPSKYISWDGIHYTEAANHWIANRIMDGSFSDPPGSIPNACMQS, encoded by the exons ATGGACTGGTTAAGAATTATCAGAAGGAAGAGATGGAGAGGCCTCTGGAAATTTAAGAAGAGTCTAATAGCATTGATGACAGGCATCGTTTTGGTTGTTCCGTTTCTAAGTTCCTCGAATGCTTGTAGCTTTCCAGCAATATATAACTTTGGAGATTCGAATTCGGACACAGGTGCTGTCTCTGCTGCATTTGGTCGGGTACCTTTCCCCAATGGCAAAACCTTTTTCGGTAAACCTTCCGGAAGGTTCTGTGTCGGCCGTCTGATCATTGATTTTATAG CTGAGAGGTTGGGGCTACCATTCTTGAATGCATATCTTGATTCTTTACAACCAAATTTCCAACATGGAGCAAATTTTGCTGCTAGTGGATCTACAATTCAGCCAGTGGATGGTAAATTATTTGGGGCAGGTTTTAATCCTTTATCTCTCAATATTCAACTGTCGCAGTTTGAACAGTTGAAAGAACGATCTACGGAGTTGTACAATCAAG CCAAAACCTCACAAATCAAAAGTAATCTCCCGAGACCAGAGGACTTCTCAAAGGCACTTTACACGTTAGATAGTGGACAGAATGATCTTCAATTTTGGCTTGAATCAATGAGAGAGGAGCAAGTTAAGGCATCCATCCCCAATATAATCGACCACTTTGCTTTGGCTATTGAG AAACTTTATCAAGAAGGAGCAAGAAAATTTTGGATACATAATACTGGTCCCATTGGCTGCTTGCCCTCAATGGTTATTAAGTATCCTCCGAAGCCTGGCAACGCAGACCAAAATGGCTGCATTAGGCCTTTCAACGAGGTGGCACAAGAGTTCAACAAGCAACTTACAGACAGAGTTTCCCGACTAAGAGCCCAACTTCACGATGCAGTGCTCATTTATGTTGATATTTACTCAGCTAAATATACTCTAATTACTGAAGCAAAGAAACATG GCTTTGTTAGCCCATTTGAGTATTGTTGTGGGAACTGGAGGGAACATGATGCTAAATGCTGGGAGAAAGTTATATTAAATGGAACTAAAGTTGGTGCGGCTATATGTAATGATCCTTCAAAATATATTAGCTGGGATGGCATACATTATACTGAAGCTGCAAATCACTGGATAGCCAACCGGATTATGGATGGCTCATTCTCGGATCCTCCTGGTTCAATCCCCAATGCATGTATGCAATCCTAA
- the LOC102618638 gene encoding uncharacterized protein LOC102618638 yields the protein MPSIPATTAMADDDNSRSPFEAKMEKKPNAANSSSVSLKRKRPPKIEIPNVLQEIQRDKLKFKDLTSPLVQDDAVSFSGIGVAVSSLKGKKKFMEDTHKIISCLHGNSNKSFFGVYDGHGGKMAAEFVAENLHTNIFEMMKTCTGDKEEAVKAGYLKTDAEFLKQGLVSGACCVTAFIEGHDVVVSNLGDCRAVLCRGGVAEALTNDHKAGREDERKRIENEGGYVEFHRGAWRVHGILAVSRSIGNAHLKNWVLAEPDTKILNFSSDMEFLVLASDGFWDEVGNQEAVDIVKRLLAGKAIGTLGDFSKDDDEDYGCVNVSPSSKIRRVSLVKQAKDASLSPRCKKTISEDDFASELGSPSSKSRRISIIKRINVKTESSSQENTDYKKSPASSGLMAACKELANLAMSRGSLDDITVMIIDLNRFRCIPACFSSGERQADDPATVARSGQSVFMSVYRTKLAGECRLITVTWCKNLLLHGLSVSVEGPDGDEHYRCKVELKPWYFWRKQGSKHITVDSRAVDIFWDLKAAKFNGETEPRSDYYVAIVCEEEVVLLLGDLKKDAFRKTGCRPSLIEPTLVSRKEHVFGKKKFSTRVKFQEKAPLHDISVECNNNINCDSNLGGFDPELEIRVDGKRAVHVRHLHWKFRGNEFINISKTRVEVYWDVHDWLFGSGPRHGLFIFKPVAVTSSSASKSTPSSPESSAAKLAEFCSHDPSSAENDDDNAAGVSSGFCLFLYAWKVE from the exons ATGCCAAGCATTCCAGCAACAACTGCAATGGCCGACGACGACAACTCGCGTTCACCTTTTGAAGCAAAAATGGAGAAGAAGCCAAACGCTGCTAACTCTTCAAGTGTTTCCTTAAAGAGAAAGAGACCGCCCAAGATTGAGATCCCCAATGTTTTGCAAGAAATCCAAAGGGATAAGCTCAAGTTCAAAGACTTGACGTCGCCCCTAGTTCAAGACGATGCCGTTTCTTTCAGTGGGATTGGCGTCGCTGTTTCTTCCCTCAAAGGCAAGAAAAAGTTCATGGAAGATACCCACAAGATCATTTCCTGCTTGCATGGCAACTCTAATAAA AGTTTCTTTGGTGTTTATGATGGACATGGAGGCAAAATGGCTGCAGAGTTTGTGGCGGAGAATTTGCACACgaatatttttgaaatgatGAAGACTTGTACAGGAGATAAGGAGGAAGCTGTTAAAGCTGGTTATCTTAAAACAGACGCGGAGTTTTTGAAACAG GGTCTAGTCAGTGGTGCCTGCTGCGTCACAGCCTTTATCGAGGGGCATGATGTTGTAGTCTCAAACTTGGGAGATTGCAGAGCTGTCCTCTGTAGGGGAGGAGTGGCTGAAGCCCTAACAAATGATCATAAAGCAGGGAGAGAGGATGAACGCAAACGAATAGAGAATGAG GGGGGCTACGTCGAATTCCACCGAGGAGCTTGGAGAGTTCATGGGATACTTGCTGTGTCGAGAAGTATAGGAAATGCTCATCTGAAGAACTGGGTACTGGCTGAGCCTGATACAAAAATTCTCAATTTTAGTTCAGACATGGAGTTTCTTGTGTTGGCTTCTGATGGATTCTGGGATGAG GTTGGTAACCAAGAAGCTGTTGATATTGTGAAACGGTTGTTAGCTGGGAAAGCAATAGGAACCTTAGGAGATTTTAGTAAAGACGATGATGAGGACTATGGCTGTGTGAATGTAAGTCCATCTTCAAAGATACGAAGGGTCTCGCTGGTCAAGCAAGCAAAAGATGCAAGTCTGTCACCCAGATGTAAGAAGACAATTAGTGAAGATGACTTTGCTTCTGAACTTGGATCACCTTCTTCAAAGTCAAGAAGAATTTCAATAATCAAGCGAATAAATGTAAAGACCGAGTCCTCGAGTCAAGAGAACACTGACTACAAGAAGAGTCCTGCTTCTTCAGGACTTATGGCTGCTTGCAAGGAGCTCGCAAACCTTGCCATGAGTAGGGGTAGTTTGGATGACATCACTGTGATGATAATTGATTTAAACCGCTTTAGATGC ATTCCTGCTTGCTTTTCATCTGGTGAAAGGCAAGCTGATGATCCGGCTACTGTAGCCAGGTCAGGGCAGAGTGTATTCATGTCTGTTTATAGAACAAAGCTTGCTGGTGAATGTCGTTTGATCACCGTCACCTGGTGCAAGAATTTGCTGCTACATGGTCTCTCTGTTTCTGTTGAAGGACCTGATGGAGATGAACATTATCGGTGTAAAGTTGAACTGAAGCCATGGTACTTCTGGAGAAAACAAGGCTCCAAACACATTACAGTAGACAGTAGAGCTGTTGATATCTTTTGGGACCTTAAAGCTGCAAAGTTCAATGGGGAGACAGAGCCACGATCGGATTACTATGTTGCCATTGTTTGTGAAGAAGAGGTTGTTTTACTTCTTGGTGATTTGAAAAAAGACGCCTTTAGAAAGACAGGTTGCAGGCCTTCTCTTATTGAACCTACGTTGGTTTCAAGAAAGGAACATGTGTTTGGTAAGAAGAAATTCTCTACAAGAGTTAAGTTTCAAGAGAAGGCACCACTACATGATATCTCAGTTGAGTGTAATAATAACATCAATTGTGACAGCAATCTAGGTGGGTTTGATCCTGAATTGGAAATAAGAGTTGATGGGAAGAGAGCGGTGCATGTTAGGCATCTGCATTGGAAGTTCAGAGGCAATGAGTTTATCAATATAAGCAAAACTAGAGTTGAAGTTTATTGGGATGTTCATGACTGGCTATTTGGGTCTGGTCCAAGGCATGGTTTGTTCATTTTCAAGCCAGTTGCAGTTACATCATCATCAGCATCAAAATCAACTCCTTCGTCTCCGGAATCATCAGCAGCAAAGTTGGCCGAATTCTGCAGTCATGATCCATCATCTGCAgagaatgatgatgataatgcagCAGGGGTGTCTTCCGGGTTTTGCTTGTTTCTATATGCTTGGAAGGTagagtaa
- the LOC102618542 gene encoding GDSL esterase/lipase At3g27950 isoform X2, with product MDWLRIIRRKRWRGLWKFKKSLIALMTGIVLVVPFLSSSNACSFPAIYNFGDSNSDTGAVSAAFGRVPFPNGKTFFGKPSGRFCVGRLIIDFIAKTSQIKSNLPRPEDFSKALYTLDSGQNDLQFWLESMREEQVKASIPNIIDHFALAIEKLYQEGARKFWIHNTGPIGCLPSMVIKYPPKPGNADQNGCIRPFNEVAQEFNKQLTDRVSRLRAQLHDAVLIYVDIYSAKYTLITEAKKHGFVSPFEYCCGNWREHDAKCWEKVILNGTKVGAAICNDPSKYISWDGIHYTEAANHWIANRIMDGSFSDPPGSIPNACMQS from the exons ATGGACTGGTTAAGAATTATCAGAAGGAAGAGATGGAGAGGCCTCTGGAAATTTAAGAAGAGTCTAATAGCATTGATGACAGGCATCGTTTTGGTTGTTCCGTTTCTAAGTTCCTCGAATGCTTGTAGCTTTCCAGCAATATATAACTTTGGAGATTCGAATTCGGACACAGGTGCTGTCTCTGCTGCATTTGGTCGGGTACCTTTCCCCAATGGCAAAACCTTTTTCGGTAAACCTTCCGGAAGGTTCTGTGTCGGCCGTCTGATCATTGATTTTATAG CCAAAACCTCACAAATCAAAAGTAATCTCCCGAGACCAGAGGACTTCTCAAAGGCACTTTACACGTTAGATAGTGGACAGAATGATCTTCAATTTTGGCTTGAATCAATGAGAGAGGAGCAAGTTAAGGCATCCATCCCCAATATAATCGACCACTTTGCTTTGGCTATTGAG AAACTTTATCAAGAAGGAGCAAGAAAATTTTGGATACATAATACTGGTCCCATTGGCTGCTTGCCCTCAATGGTTATTAAGTATCCTCCGAAGCCTGGCAACGCAGACCAAAATGGCTGCATTAGGCCTTTCAACGAGGTGGCACAAGAGTTCAACAAGCAACTTACAGACAGAGTTTCCCGACTAAGAGCCCAACTTCACGATGCAGTGCTCATTTATGTTGATATTTACTCAGCTAAATATACTCTAATTACTGAAGCAAAGAAACATG GCTTTGTTAGCCCATTTGAGTATTGTTGTGGGAACTGGAGGGAACATGATGCTAAATGCTGGGAGAAAGTTATATTAAATGGAACTAAAGTTGGTGCGGCTATATGTAATGATCCTTCAAAATATATTAGCTGGGATGGCATACATTATACTGAAGCTGCAAATCACTGGATAGCCAACCGGATTATGGATGGCTCATTCTCGGATCCTCCTGGTTCAATCCCCAATGCATGTATGCAATCCTAA
- the LOC102617790 gene encoding uncharacterized protein LOC102617790 has translation MGSRSFSPPITILVLVLLNFTPCLALAKTSQCKFPAIFNFGDSNSDTGGLSAVFGQAGPPHGMSFFGGPAGRYCDGRLIVDFIAEAFGLPYVSAYLDSIGSDFSHGANFATAGSTVRPQNTTLRESGFSPISLDVQWNEFYDFHRRSQIVRNHSGAYQKLLPDLDAALKRLPKAEDFPNALYTFDVGQNDLTAGYFANMTTDQVKAYVPEVVTQLQNVIRYIYGLGGRYFWIHNTGPVGCLPYVLERIPVLASQVDEAGCATPFNDVAKYFNSQLKQAVVQLRKDLPSAALTYVDVYSVKYALFHQPQKHGFKQSIRNCCGRGGRYNYNINVGCGQTKMEHGKQVLLGKPCDDPSGYVVWDGVHFTQAANKFIFQQTAGGAYSDPPIPLNMACHRIEFSNLWRPGHHNLRINSLLLLCFSQPPLSHLISISSNFVHLSLFSSSFMEPCYLKYITLSLNLALSISAVTSLPNSPKTKTSLKTCNFPAIFNFGDSNSDTGGLSAAFGQAPYPNGETFFHSPAGRFSDGRLIIDFIAQGLGLPYLSPYLDSVGSNFSHGANFATAGSTVRPQNTTMSQSGYSPISIDVQFVQYSDFRRRSSVFRKRGGVYEKLLPMDYYFAKALYTFDIGQNDLTSGFKQNMTFDQVKAYIPDVLRQFSNVIKNVYAQGGRSFWVHNTGPLGCLPYTLDRFPIMAARIDNHGCATPFNDVARFFNSRLKEAVVRLRKDLPLAAITYVDIYSVKHSLITQAKKLGFENPLLACCGHGGKYNYDKNRKCGSKVTVNGKEIVVAKSCKVPSVRINWDGVHYTEAANNWVYDQIINGSYSDPPIPMKMACRVMDH, from the exons ATGGGGTCACGTTCCTTTTCACCTCCTATCACCATCTTAGTGCTGGTCTTATTGAACTTCACTCCCTGTTTGGCCTTGGCCAAAACCAGTCAGTGTAAATTTCCAGCCATCTTCAACTTCGGTGACTCGAATTCAGACACCGGTGGCTTGTCCGCAGTCTTTGGTCAGGCTGGTCCCCCTCATGGCATGTCATTCTTCGGCGGCCCCGCCGGGCGTTACTGCGACGGCCGCCTCATTGTTGATTTCATAG ctGAGGCCTTTGGGTTACCGTACGTGAGTGCATATCTTGATTCGATCGGCAGCGACTTTTCTCACGGAGCCAACTTCGCGACGGCAGGATCAACGGTGAGGCCCCAGAACACGACTCTTCGGGAAAGCGGCTTCAGCCCCATCTCATTAGACGTTCAGTGGAATGAGTTTTATGACTTTCATCGTAGATCCCAAATTGTTCGCAACCATAGTGGAGCCTACCAAAAATTATTGCCTGATCTTGATGCAGCTTTGAAAAGGCTGCCTAAGGCTGAAGATTTCCCTAACGCCTTGTACACATTTGACGTTGGCCAAAACGACCTCACTGCTGGCTACTTCGCTAACATGACCACCGATCAAGTTAAAGCATACGTCCCTGAAGTTGTCACTCAGCTCCAAAACGTTATCCGC TACATATACGGGCTCGGAGGTAGATACTTCTGGATACACAATACGGGTCCGGTGGGTTGCTTACCGTACGTATTGGAACGTATTCCGGTGTTGGCCTCACAGGTTGATGAGGCTGGGTGTGCAACTCCTTTCAATGATGTGGCTAAATATTTCAACAGCCAATTGAAACAAGCCGTTGTTCAATTACGAAAGGATTTACCATCCGCTGCTCTCACCTATGTTGATGTTTATTCTGTTAAATACGCTCTCTTTCACCAGCCCCAGAAGCACG GGTTCAAGCAATCGATAAGGAATTGTTGTGGGCGTGGCGGGAGGTACAATTACAACATCAATGTGGGGTGTGGGCAAACCAAAATGGAGCACGGGAAGCAAGTGCTGCTGGGGAAGCCGTGCGACGATCCTTCAGGTTATGTTGTGTGGGACGGCGTTCACTTCACTCAGGCGGCTaacaagtttatttttcaacaaaCCGCTGGTGGTGCATATTCGGATCCGCCAATTCCTCTGAATATGGCATGCCATCGAATTGAAT TTTCTAATTTATGGAGACCAGGTCATCACAACTTGCGGATAAATTCTTTATTACTGCTTTGCTTTAGTCAACCTCCACTCTCTCATCTTATATCAATCTCCTCAAATTTCGTCCATCTGTCTCTGTTTTCCTCTTCTTTCATGGAGCCTTGTTACCTGAAATACATAACCCTTAGCCTTAATTTAGCCCTATCCATATCTGCAGTAACATCGTTGCCAAATTCTCCCAAAACTAAAACATCTTTAAAGACTTGTAATTTTCCTGCCATTTTTAACTTCGGTGACTCCAACTCCGACACCGGCGGTCTATCAGCGGCATTTGGACAAGCCCCATATCCCAATGGAGAGACATTTTTTCACTCCCCCGCCGGACGTTTCTCCGACGGGCGTctgattattgattttatag CTCAAGGATTGGGACTCCCTTATCTTAGTCCATATCTCGATTCTGTGGGGTCAAACTTCAGCCACGGAGCTAATTTTGCCACTGCTGGCTCCACCGTTAGACCTCAAAACACAACCATGTCTCAGAGTGGATACAGTCCCATTTCAATAGATGTTCAATTTGTTCAGTACTCAGATTTCCGTCGAAGATCTTCAGTATTTAGAAAACGAG GAGGGGTTTATGAAAAATTGCTGCCCATGGACTACTATTTCGCCAAGGCTCTGTACACGTTCGACATTGGCCAAAACGATCTCACTTCTGGTTTCAAACAGAACATGACGTTTGATCAAGTTAAGGCTTATATTCCTGATGTGCTGCGCCAGTTCTCCAATGTCattaag AATGTGTATGCACAGGGGGGCAGATCATTTTGGGTTCACAACACTGGCCCATTGGGCTGCCTCCCTTATACTTTGGACCGCTTTCCAATAATGGCGGCCCGGATTGATAACCACGGCTGCGCCACCCCGTTCAATGACGTGGCTCGCTTCTTCAATAGTAGATTGAAAGAAGCTGTGGTTCGGTTAAGGAAAGATCTTCCTTTGGCTGCAATTACCTACGTTGATATTTACTCTGTCAAACATTCTCTCATCACTCAAGCCAAGAAACTAG GTTTTGAAAACCCTTTGCTAGCCTGCTGTGGGCATGGTGGGAAGTACAATTACGACAAGAACAGGAAATGCGGGAGCAAGGTTACCGTAAATGGCAAGGAAATAGTGGTTGCAAAATCCTGCAAAGTTCCATCAGTTCGGATAAATTGGGATGGGGTCCATTAcacagaagcagccaacaactGGGTTTACGATCAAATTATTAATGGCTCGTATTCAGACCCACCGATTCCAATGAAAATGGCTTGTCGCGTAATGGACCACTGA